A segment of the Echinicola strongylocentroti genome:
GAGGGATAAGTCTCTTGAATTTGCCAATCAGGTCAAATTAGCATTGAACAACCAAGCTCCTTGGAAGCCATTAAGGTTTCCTGAAAAGGAGTCTTTACTCCTCAATATAGATAAGTTCCCAGATTATGCTTCAAGAGGAATAGGTTTTGGAGATTTTTCCATCATTCAAGATTGGGAGGAACAAAAAAATATCTTTAAAGCTTATTCAGTTAAAATATGGTCTCTGGATGAGGGACTGTGTGGATATGAATCATAGAAGGGTAGAAAAATGATTCATCTACCCTTCTATAAAAAGCAAGAAAATTTATAACAGCTCATTTGCCAAGTTGGCCAATTCAGACCGTTCTCCTTTTTCCAACTTGATATGCGCATAAAGAGGGTGGTCTTTGACGCGGTCGATCAGGTAGGAAAGCCCGTTACTTTGGCTGTCCAGATACGGGGTGTCGATCTGGTAAACATCACCCGTAAAGACTATTTTGGAATTTTCACCTGCTCGGCTGATGATCGTCTTGATTTCATGCGGGGTGAGGTTTTGGGCCTCGTCCACAATGAAGAATATATTGGACAATGACCTTCCCCGAATGTAGGCCAATGGCTGGATAACCAGTTTTTCCTGATTGACCATTTCCGTGATCTTCTGGTATTCCTTGTCGGATTCCTTGAATTGGTTTTGGATAAACTTCAAGTTGTCCCAAAGCGGCTCCATATACGGGTTCAGCTTCGACTTGATGTCACCGGGCAGGTAACCGATGTCCTTATTGCTCAAGGGAACGATGGGTCTGGCCAAGAATATCTGCTTATAATCTCTCCTTTGCTCCAGAGCCCCAGCCAAAGCCAGCAAGGTCTTACCAGTACCGGCCACTCCCTGTACTGATACCAACTTGATATTGGGATTGGTGATGGCATGTAGGGCAAAGGTTTGTTCTGCGTTCTTAGGCTTGATATTATAAGCTAATTTTTTGTCCACCCTTTCGATGGTGTTGTCTTCTCCATTATAGAAGGCCAAGACAGAGTTCTTATCACTTTTAAGAATATAAAACGTATTCGTTTTGCGCTTGCGGGTGCCAAGGACTTTTTTGGCCTCGACGGCGCGGTTTTCATATAGCTCATTGATCACGTCAGGATTGATCCCTTCGAGGACATCCTTGCCGGTGTTTTCCAACTCTGTGATGTTTTTGATTTTCCCCGTCTCATAATCCTCCGCTTGGATATCAAGGGATTTTGCCTTCAGTCGCAGGTTGATGTCCTTGCTTACCAGAATGACCTTCCGGCCATTTTCACTGGTCTTGAGATCCAGGGCTGCATTGAGGATTTTATGGTCATTTTTCTCCTCACCAAAGATCGTATTGGCATTTACTTGCTCAGGCTCGCCATTACTGTCATTGGTGGTCATCATGACCTTAAAGTTGCCCTTGGTCTTTCCATTCAGTGGGGTCCATTTGTGGATCATCTTGTCCTTGGAAAGATTGTCAAGCAACCGAATAAACTCTCTCGCCTCGAAGTTTTTGGAATCATTGCCTTTCTTGAACTGGTCCAGCTCTTCCAGTACCGTGATCGGAATCACGACATCGTGCTCGGCAAAGTTCATGATGGAATTGTGGGCATAAAGGATGACCGAAGTGTCCAAAACGAAGATCTTACGGTCACTGTCATTTTTTTTAGCTCTTGGCATAGGCGAAAAAGGTTAGTGATTTAAGTCAATAATAAGATAGCCATTTATCTATTGGATTGCCATATTTTTAAGTAAAATTGAGCAAGCCAGATAAGAACGATTCTTTAAATCACTGGGGATCAAAGAGAATGATTTTTCAATAATTTTCACTGGTAAATATTACATATCTATCAATGAGTTGCTGCGCTAATGATTAAGCATTTCCGTCATCGTGAGGAGGGAAGCCAAAAGCGATCTCTTGTTTTGGAATACAGGATCGCTTCACCCCGCTACCACTGCGTTCGCTATGACGTTATTTGCCCCTTTCGCTCCTGCCTGCCCCAAGTTCCTTACTCCCTGCGACCCCTATGTCTCCTGCGACCCCTGAGCGTAGCCGAAGGGTAATGCATATGAGAACGAACTACGACTGGACTTAATCGGAGAAGCAATCAAACAAGCTCGTATGGAAAGAAAACTGACGCAAACTCAACCTGGAGAATTAATCGGAGTGAAAAAAGCACAGAAATCAAAAATCGAGAATAAATGGTGGACTGCAAAACAAGGCTTACGGAAACAGTCTAATTGAGTCTGAGGTTCAATTCTGCATTGTGCTGGGGCGGAGACCTGGCACAACCCGAGAAAAGCAATGAATAAACAGCCTAGTATTCTCCCTTACTATCTCTCCATGACTTGGAAGAGGTACGATACTGTAAACTCCAGGTTGGTTACTTCCATGTCAAAAATACGATCTAGGCTTTCTGGCCTGCCCAGTTCATAGGAAGCCCTTACTTCAGCGACAACGGTGCTTTTACCAAAGACCTTGGAAATGCCGGCACCTGCTGTGAGGCCATACATGAATTTTTTTGGGTCATCTCCTGGCTGTCCATAGGTAGGCAAAATAGGCAAGTCCTCATTTTCGGACTCGAATTCCCTCCTTACGTCGGTAGCGTTTAGCAAGTACCCAAAATGCGGTCCCAGTTTTATATGAAACCTCCCGGATCTACCAAAATAGAAATTGGAAAGAAAAGGAATTTTCAGGTATTCAAATTCGGTTTGATTGGACAGGGTTTCGTCCTGGTCATATTCGATATATCCAGTGGTCAGGTATTGGATATCCAACTCTACGCCTGCATGGTCTTTAAAATAATGTTCTATGGCAATGCCGTAAACGGGTTTGCTTTTGAGCCCTTGGACTTTTTGCTTAGGGATGGCGGCAGTGGGACGGTAAGATGTGCCGGAATAGGAAATTCCTCCCCGAATGCCAACGCTTAGCTGGGCATGGGCTACAGTGAAAATGCCTGTAAATAATAGACAAAGGAGGGTGAATTTACCTAAAGGTGTGATGCTGGGTTTCAAGTTGATGTTATTAAAACTACTGGAAGGTGAAGTAAGTTAAAAAGAGAAAAAATAGTCCACCAAAGCAGACTATTTTTTCTTATCTTTTTTGATCTCGTCCAGATCGTCTCTGTCCTTGAGTTTTTTATCTTCGACATTTTGGTTCAGAAACTCATTGATCTTATCAATGGAAAAAGAGCTGGAAATTTCCCCGAAGGAATCAATGTTCATTTTAAATCCGTCCAATTCAGGATTGACTTTCGGGGTTTCCTCTTTTTTGGTCTTTTTGGCCATAACGCATCCTTTCTTTTTTTTAAGCCATTTTTGGTGTCAAAAGATCAATAGCTACGCAAATGGCAATGGCGTAAAATTATTTTGCCTTGACCTCTAATGTATCTAACGCAAAATCGATTCTTTTGATTAGTTCCTCTTTACCAATTATGGTAAAAATTTCCATTAAATCAGGGCCAGCACCTACACCAGTCACTGCCAGACGTACTGCCTGCATGACTTTGCCGAATTTGATTTCTTGGCTTTCGGCAGCAGATTCCAGCATGGATTTGGCCGTTTGAGGAGAAAACTCTCCTTCAAATTTCCCAAGTGTTTCTTTATATGCTGTCAGCACTGCCACAGCGTCTTCATTCCATTTTTTTGCTGCTACTTTTTCATCAAACTCCGTAGGGGCAATCAACATGAACCGTCCTTCTTTCCAAAGATCTGCGGGGAAAGTAGCCCGTTCTTTCATGATGGCTACAATTTGCTCTGCTTTGGCCTGGAGGATTTCGATGTTTTCCTTCTTAAGGTCCTCGATCAGGTACTGTGCCAGGTCATGGTTAGACTTGGCTTTGAGGTATTGTTCGTTAAACCACTTTGCCTTATTGATATCAAATTTCGTTCCCGATTTACCAATTCGCTCTACGGAGAAGGCATTGATCAGCTCTTCCATGCTGAAGATTTCTTGGTTGTCGCCAGGATTCCAGCCCAAGAAGGCCAAGAAGTTGACAAAAGCATCTGGAAAATAACCCGCCTGTCTAAATCCTTGTGAGAAGTCTCCTGTTCTCGGGTCGGTCCAGTCCATTGGGAAAATAGGGAAACCATTCTTGTCCGCATCTCTCTTGGAGAGTTTGCCATTCCCATCGGGTTTTAGCAGGAGCGGTAGGTGGGCAAACTGAGGCATGGTATCTTCCCAGCCCAAGTACCTGTACAATAATACGTGGATAGGCGCAGAAGGTAACCACTCCTCGCCACGAATTACATGCGTGATGCCCATCAGGTGGTCATCTACGATATTGGCAAGGTGGTAAGTGGGCATGCCGTCGGATTTCATCAGCACCTTGTCGTCCAAGGTGTTCGAATGCACCATTACCCAACCACGGATCATGTCATTGAGGCGGATTTCTTCTTTTCTGGGTACCTTTAAGCGGATCACATAAGGATCACCGGATTCCAATCGACCCTTTACCTCATCCTCTGGAAGGGTCAGGGAATTTTTCATCTGAGTCCTGGTGATCGAATTGTATTGTGGAGACACCACCCTAGCTGCAGTAAGCCGCTCACGCATGGCGTCCAGCTCTTCGGCAGTATCAAAAGCATAGTACGCATGGCCTTTTTCTACCAAATCCTCGGCATATTGCATATAATGCGGTTTTCGCTCTGATTGACGGTAAGGACCGTGGGGGCCATCTACCCAAGGACTTTCGTCCGGAGTAATGCCTATCCACTCCAATGCTTCCTTGATGTATTCTTCAGCGCCTGGGACAAATCTCGTCTGGTCGGTGTCTTCTATCCTCAACAGGAATTTACCCTGGTTTTTCTTCGCAAAAAGATAGTTGTATAGGGCAGTGCGGACACCACCGATATGGAGGGCTCCTGTAGGGGATGGAGCAAAACGAACACGTACTTCTTTAGTCATTGCTTTGATTTTCCTTTTTTTGTAAGGTGATTCAACCGACAATTTCCGGTCTCAAATTCAAAGAGCAAAGATACAAAAAGATGGCAAAGGGTGGGTAAATTATGGCCAGTTTTCCAGAGCAAAAGCAGTTAACCTGAGCTACGTCATAAAATCGACATCAATGCGTTCATTGCGAACACAACGGCAGCGGAGTGAAGCAATCTTTCCTTTTGAAGACGAGATTGCTTCGTCACACTTCTCTACCTTGCGGTCAGACAAGGGACACTGGACGGGTGCTACACTCACACCTCCAAACTAACGGTGCCTTTATATACCTATGCGCTTGTCAACTAAGTTAGCTGTTTTAGGCTGCTTTTTTGGATGTTTTGGAGTCTGGTTTAACGATTTTGCTGGCTCGAATTTACGATTATTAATCAATGATTCAGAAAATTCATCAAATAGCCTCTGTAATCATAATACTCGTGATGCTCCAGCACGGCTTTACGTTCGCGGGGCCGCTCAAAGGGAATGATAAGTTCGTCTCCGATTTTGGCATAGGGGCCACTGGTCATCATGATTACCCGATCGGCCAGGAAGATGGATTCGTCCACATCATGGGTGATGGCCACGGCAGTAATTTTTTCCCGCTGCCAAATCTCCAGCAGGACATCCTGTAACTCGCCCCTTGTCAGGGAATCCAACATCCCGAATGGCTCATCCAGCAACAGCAGCTTTGGCTTCAGCGCGAAGGCTCTGGCTATCCCGACCCGCTGCTGCATGCCTTGGGAGAGGGAGTGTGCTTTCTTGTCAAAATCCCCACCTAGCCCAACTTTGTCCAAGTAATATTTACAAATATCAAGTCTCTCGGCCCTTTTGGCATGGGGAAATACCTGTTTGACACCGATCAGCACATTTTCCAATGCGGATAGCCAAGGCAAGAGGCTTGGCGATTGGAAGACTACTGCTCGGTCAGGCCCCGCTTCGATCACTGGTGTGCCGTCCACAATGATCCTCCCGCCAGAGATGTCATTGAGCCCTGCGATCATGGTGAGCAGCGTGGATTTACCACAGCCCGAATGACCAATGATGGAGACAAATTCTCCCTTTTGGATGCTTAATTGCAGGTCATCCAGCACGACGTAGTCCCCCTTCGGAGTAGGGTACACCTTTTTGAGCTTGTCACAGACGAGCATCTTTGGCTGGTCCTTCAGATGGGGAATGGACTGGTGTTTTCTTTCGAGTATAGCTTGCATGGTCAGGGGATTTAGAAGTACTTGATTTTTTCACTCTTTCGTTTGATTCCAGGGAAGATCCTTCCAGGCATTACGGGTT
Coding sequences within it:
- a CDS encoding PhoH family protein, with product MPRAKKNDSDRKIFVLDTSVILYAHNSIMNFAEHDVVIPITVLEELDQFKKGNDSKNFEAREFIRLLDNLSKDKMIHKWTPLNGKTKGNFKVMMTTNDSNGEPEQVNANTIFGEEKNDHKILNAALDLKTSENGRKVILVSKDINLRLKAKSLDIQAEDYETGKIKNITELENTGKDVLEGINPDVINELYENRAVEAKKVLGTRKRKTNTFYILKSDKNSVLAFYNGEDNTIERVDKKLAYNIKPKNAEQTFALHAITNPNIKLVSVQGVAGTGKTLLALAGALEQRRDYKQIFLARPIVPLSNKDIGYLPGDIKSKLNPYMEPLWDNLKFIQNQFKESDKEYQKITEMVNQEKLVIQPLAYIRGRSLSNIFFIVDEAQNLTPHEIKTIISRAGENSKIVFTGDVYQIDTPYLDSQSNGLSYLIDRVKDHPLYAHIKLEKGERSELANLANELL
- a CDS encoding porin family protein, with the protein product MTPLGKFTLLCLLFTGIFTVAHAQLSVGIRGGISYSGTSYRPTAAIPKQKVQGLKSKPVYGIAIEHYFKDHAGVELDIQYLTTGYIEYDQDETLSNQTEFEYLKIPFLSNFYFGRSGRFHIKLGPHFGYLLNATDVRREFESENEDLPILPTYGQPGDDPKKFMYGLTAGAGISKVFGKSTVVAEVRASYELGRPESLDRIFDMEVTNLEFTVSYLFQVMER
- the gltX gene encoding glutamate--tRNA ligase, which codes for MTKEVRVRFAPSPTGALHIGGVRTALYNYLFAKKNQGKFLLRIEDTDQTRFVPGAEEYIKEALEWIGITPDESPWVDGPHGPYRQSERKPHYMQYAEDLVEKGHAYYAFDTAEELDAMRERLTAARVVSPQYNSITRTQMKNSLTLPEDEVKGRLESGDPYVIRLKVPRKEEIRLNDMIRGWVMVHSNTLDDKVLMKSDGMPTYHLANIVDDHLMGITHVIRGEEWLPSAPIHVLLYRYLGWEDTMPQFAHLPLLLKPDGNGKLSKRDADKNGFPIFPMDWTDPRTGDFSQGFRQAGYFPDAFVNFLAFLGWNPGDNQEIFSMEELINAFSVERIGKSGTKFDINKAKWFNEQYLKAKSNHDLAQYLIEDLKKENIEILQAKAEQIVAIMKERATFPADLWKEGRFMLIAPTEFDEKVAAKKWNEDAVAVLTAYKETLGKFEGEFSPQTAKSMLESAAESQEIKFGKVMQAVRLAVTGVGAGPDLMEIFTIIGKEELIKRIDFALDTLEVKAK
- a CDS encoding ABC transporter ATP-binding protein, producing MQAILERKHQSIPHLKDQPKMLVCDKLKKVYPTPKGDYVVLDDLQLSIQKGEFVSIIGHSGCGKSTLLTMIAGLNDISGGRIIVDGTPVIEAGPDRAVVFQSPSLLPWLSALENVLIGVKQVFPHAKRAERLDICKYYLDKVGLGGDFDKKAHSLSQGMQQRVGIARAFALKPKLLLLDEPFGMLDSLTRGELQDVLLEIWQREKITAVAITHDVDESIFLADRVIMMTSGPYAKIGDELIIPFERPRERKAVLEHHEYYDYRGYLMNFLNH